Proteins from a genomic interval of Bradyrhizobium sp. G127:
- a CDS encoding CBS domain-containing protein, whose amino-acid sequence MRAHQIMTRQVLSVTPDTPVLEAANTMLQQHISGLPVIDKSGKLIGIVSEGDFIRRAEIGTGRKRGRWLKFLIGPGKSASEFVHEQGRKVSEVMTPEPYTVTEDTPLEDIVQLMEKKNVKRLPVMRGDAIVGIVTRSNLLQAVAGLARDVPDPTADDDHIRDRIIASIEKSDWHPYGLNVVVRDGIVHLSGVITDDRSRQASIVAAENVPGVRTVHDHLCWVDPMSGMYVSSPEDEEWAKAN is encoded by the coding sequence ATGCGTGCTCACCAGATCATGACTCGGCAGGTCTTGTCGGTCACCCCCGATACCCCTGTGCTCGAAGCCGCGAATACGATGCTGCAGCAACATATCAGTGGACTTCCGGTGATCGACAAATCAGGCAAGCTGATCGGTATCGTTTCGGAGGGCGACTTTATCCGCCGTGCGGAAATCGGGACCGGACGCAAGCGCGGCCGATGGCTGAAATTCCTGATTGGTCCCGGCAAATCGGCTTCGGAGTTTGTACATGAACAGGGCCGGAAGGTCAGTGAAGTCATGACACCGGAACCTTACACAGTCACAGAGGACACGCCGCTCGAAGACATCGTTCAGCTCATGGAGAAGAAAAACGTTAAGCGTCTTCCCGTGATGCGCGGCGACGCCATCGTCGGAATCGTAACCCGGTCCAATCTGCTTCAGGCGGTCGCCGGCCTCGCCCGCGACGTTCCCGATCCGACAGCGGACGACGATCATATCCGCGACCGCATTATTGCATCTATCGAGAAGAGCGACTGGCATCCTTACGGGCTGAACGTTGTCGTGCGCGACGGCATCGTGCATCTCAGCGGCGTCATTACCGACGATCGCTCACGGCAGGCTTCGATTGTGGCTGCGGAGAACGTTCCCGGCGTCAGGACCGTTCACGATCACCTGTGCTGGGTCGATCCCATGTCCGGGATGTATGTCAGTTCGCCGGAAGATGAAGAATGGGCGAAGGCTAACTGA
- a CDS encoding bifunctional aminoglycoside phosphotransferase/ATP-binding protein, whose translation MTISTAPAHPIQGQILAALMDPAIHGDCPVRRIDTHAASVFLSGSRALKIKRAVRFPFLDYSTLTRRKAACDEELKINRIFAPQIYRRVVPITQHGDDRFAIDGDGPAVEWAIEMARFDENLTLDHLAEARPLSSDFAESVADVIAASHAVAPIAVTGPWIDSIAVIIARNTEAFRSAGCFDVKDIQSLDDASRSAFARTRILLERRGQQGFVRRCHGDLHLANIVSIEGKPVLFDAVEFDPAIASIDVLYDLAFPLMDLHRYGQSEAAGVLLNRYLAKTPEDNFDALALLPLFLSMRAAIRAHVLLARLDQTGKDRDKILSAARIYFELARQSISPPAAKLIAVGGLSGTGKSALARALAGLTEPLPGAVILRSDIIRKQLFQVSETDRLPDTAYQSEVTQRVYRTLAERAVRALSQGHSVIVDAVYAREAERGAIARVATDMSLSFVGLFLTADLATRMKRIGGRVNDASDATSELARIQDSYDVGSINWTSVDASGSPEQTLAQSKAALLDSARLGSGSK comes from the coding sequence ATGACCATCTCGACTGCGCCGGCGCATCCGATCCAGGGTCAGATTCTTGCCGCCCTGATGGACCCGGCAATACACGGCGATTGTCCGGTCCGCCGGATCGATACCCATGCAGCCTCCGTATTTCTCTCGGGCTCTCGCGCGCTGAAAATCAAACGCGCGGTCCGCTTTCCTTTCCTCGACTATTCAACACTGACCAGGCGGAAAGCCGCTTGCGATGAGGAATTGAAAATCAACCGCATCTTCGCGCCGCAAATCTATCGCCGCGTGGTTCCGATTACGCAGCATGGCGATGACCGCTTCGCCATCGATGGCGACGGCCCCGCTGTGGAATGGGCGATCGAGATGGCGCGCTTCGACGAAAATCTCACCCTGGATCATCTCGCGGAAGCTCGGCCGCTGAGTTCTGATTTCGCCGAGAGCGTCGCCGATGTCATCGCTGCATCGCACGCCGTTGCACCGATTGCGGTAACCGGTCCGTGGATCGATTCCATAGCTGTAATCATCGCGCGCAACACTGAGGCATTCCGGTCAGCCGGGTGTTTCGATGTCAAAGACATCCAGTCTCTTGATGACGCAAGCCGATCGGCGTTCGCCCGTACCAGGATCCTACTGGAGCGGCGTGGCCAACAGGGATTTGTCCGCCGCTGTCACGGCGACCTGCACCTCGCCAACATCGTGTCAATCGAAGGCAAGCCAGTGCTGTTCGATGCCGTCGAGTTCGATCCGGCGATCGCATCGATCGACGTTCTTTACGATCTGGCCTTTCCGCTAATGGATCTTCACCGTTACGGACAATCCGAAGCCGCCGGCGTCCTTCTCAACCGCTATCTGGCGAAGACGCCCGAAGACAATTTCGATGCACTGGCGTTACTTCCGCTGTTCCTGTCGATGCGCGCGGCCATCCGGGCCCACGTCTTGCTCGCTCGCCTGGACCAGACAGGGAAGGACCGGGACAAGATTCTGAGCGCCGCCCGAATATATTTCGAACTGGCGCGCCAGTCCATCTCACCTCCAGCAGCGAAGCTCATCGCCGTCGGTGGATTGTCCGGCACCGGAAAGTCCGCGCTGGCCCGCGCTCTTGCCGGCCTGACAGAACCACTGCCCGGCGCCGTTATCCTGCGTTCGGACATCATCCGAAAGCAGTTGTTTCAAGTCTCAGAGACAGACCGCCTGCCTGACACTGCCTATCAATCCGAGGTTACACAACGCGTTTACCGGACTCTCGCCGAACGCGCCGTGCGAGCCCTTTCTCAGGGCCACTCGGTGATCGTGGATGCGGTCTATGCCCGCGAAGCGGAGCGCGGCGCCATCGCTCGCGTCGCAACCGACATGAGCCTGTCTTTCGTTGGACTTTTTCTGACGGCAGATCTCGCAACCCGAATGAAGCGCATCGGGGGACGGGTTAACGATGCATCCGATGCCACATCTGAACTGGCCCGGATTCAGGACAGCTATGATGTCGGCTCGATCAACTGGACGAGTGTCGATGCGTCCGGGTCTCCGGAACAAACGCTGGCGCAAAGCAAAGCTGCCTTGCTCGATTCCGCCCGCCTCGGCTCCGGATCAAAATGA
- the fixJ gene encoding response regulator FixJ yields MSPNKTVYVIDDDPAMRDSLDFLLDSAGFKVTLFDSALSFLDAVPSLGFGCVVSDVRMPGLDGIDLLKRLKSDNKQLPVIIMTGHGDIPLAVEAMKLGAIDFLEKPFEDERLLNTITVALSRADHERKGESVTADITARIAALSPRERQVMEGLIAGLSNKLIAREYNISPRTIEVYRANVMTKMQASSISELVRLAMRGGILKD; encoded by the coding sequence ATGTCGCCTAACAAGACCGTCTATGTCATCGACGACGACCCCGCGATGCGGGACTCCCTGGACTTCCTGCTGGACTCCGCGGGCTTCAAGGTGACGCTGTTTGATTCTGCCCTGAGCTTTCTTGACGCTGTTCCAAGCCTTGGATTTGGATGCGTTGTGTCCGATGTGCGAATGCCGGGTCTTGATGGCATCGACCTTCTCAAGCGGCTGAAGAGCGATAACAAGCAGCTTCCGGTCATCATCATGACAGGACATGGCGACATCCCGCTGGCCGTCGAAGCCATGAAGCTGGGAGCGATCGACTTTCTCGAGAAGCCGTTCGAGGACGAACGGCTGCTGAACACGATCACTGTCGCGCTGAGCAGGGCGGACCACGAGCGGAAAGGTGAATCCGTCACAGCCGATATCACGGCCCGAATCGCCGCGCTGAGCCCGCGCGAACGACAGGTCATGGAAGGCCTCATCGCGGGACTTTCCAACAAGCTGATCGCACGAGAATACAATATCAGTCCCCGGACCATTGAGGTTTACCGGGCGAACGTGATGACAAAAATGCAGGCCAGCAGCATCTCCGAACTGGTGCGGCTCGCGATGCGGGGAGGGATTCTCAAGGATTGA
- a CDS encoding phage holin family protein — MKAFAALIVAFGLLMLELAGYFALVQVWSAIAAAAALGAINFVIAAIILIIAVKWRPGRELDLATEVHNSAIDALQIEAQSLQSQFSGFVQHPLAGLLPALIPPLVTIIIRSLKKTGDTARARHE, encoded by the coding sequence ATGAAGGCTTTTGCCGCCCTGATCGTGGCATTCGGCCTGCTGATGCTGGAGCTCGCCGGATACTTCGCACTGGTCCAGGTATGGAGTGCGATTGCCGCTGCCGCCGCGCTGGGCGCAATCAACTTCGTGATTGCGGCCATCATTTTGATTATCGCGGTCAAGTGGCGGCCGGGCCGCGAACTTGATCTGGCGACAGAAGTCCATAATTCGGCGATTGACGCACTCCAGATCGAGGCGCAGTCGCTACAAAGCCAGTTTTCCGGATTCGTCCAGCATCCGCTGGCGGGGCTGCTGCCCGCGCTGATTCCGCCGCTCGTTACAATCATTATTCGAAGTCTGAAGAAGACTGGTGATACGGCGCGAGCCAGACACGAATGA
- the fixL gene encoding sensor protein FixL translates to MNSEDPSTPEGQFRDERLRLGIQRSGIGTWDLDLSTYELVWSGATRALFGVSHERPVDYTLFLSLLAPEDRDRTELAIKQSAASGRSFDIQYRVRREDGGTHWIRARGGVIKSEAGTPRYLCGIVLDIDEHKKLEDALRTRESHIRSILDTIPDAMIVINGRGIMQFFSSAAERQFGYTEREAIGQNVSILMPIPDSARHDDYLARYQSTGERHIIGIGRIVTGKRKDGTTFPMHLSIGEMQSGGEPYFTGFVRDLTEYQQTQARLQELQSELVHVSRLSAMGEMASALAHELNQPLAAISNYMKGSRRLLAEMSDPNLSKIETAMDRAAEQAIRAGQIIRRLRDFVSRGESEKRVERLSKMIEEAGALGLTGAREQGVSLHFVLDPDCDLVLVDRVQIQQVLVNLFRNALEAMANSAKRELVATNTKTADDMIEIAVSDTGHGIGDNHRASLFQTFFTTKETGMGVGLSISRTIVEAHGGRMWAESNSSGGATFRFTLPAAPIEGLTDVA, encoded by the coding sequence TTGAACAGCGAAGACCCATCGACGCCTGAAGGCCAGTTTCGAGATGAACGTCTGCGGCTTGGTATCCAGAGATCCGGAATAGGGACTTGGGATCTCGACCTCTCAACTTACGAACTGGTCTGGTCCGGCGCCACACGGGCACTTTTCGGAGTTTCCCACGAACGGCCCGTTGATTACACGTTATTTCTTTCCCTGCTCGCCCCCGAGGACCGGGATCGTACCGAACTCGCCATAAAACAGTCTGCGGCAAGCGGACGCAGCTTCGACATCCAGTATCGGGTCCGCAGAGAAGACGGCGGAACCCACTGGATCAGGGCGCGCGGCGGTGTCATCAAAAGTGAAGCTGGAACGCCGCGCTACCTTTGCGGAATCGTGCTCGACATCGACGAGCATAAAAAGCTCGAGGATGCGCTCAGAACGCGCGAAAGCCACATTCGGTCGATTCTCGACACCATCCCCGACGCCATGATCGTCATCAACGGGCGGGGCATCATGCAATTTTTCAGCAGCGCGGCCGAGAGACAGTTCGGGTACACAGAACGGGAGGCCATCGGCCAAAATGTCAGCATTCTGATGCCTATCCCGGACAGCGCGCGTCATGACGACTATCTCGCCCGCTATCAGTCGACTGGCGAACGTCATATTATTGGGATTGGACGTATCGTCACCGGCAAGCGTAAGGACGGAACGACCTTTCCGATGCATCTTTCGATCGGCGAAATGCAATCGGGCGGCGAACCTTATTTCACTGGTTTCGTGCGCGACCTGACCGAATACCAGCAGACACAGGCCCGGCTTCAGGAATTGCAATCTGAGCTGGTGCATGTGTCGCGCCTGAGTGCAATGGGCGAGATGGCATCTGCTCTCGCACACGAGCTTAACCAGCCGCTCGCGGCCATCAGCAATTATATGAAGGGCTCGCGTCGGCTGCTGGCGGAAATGTCAGATCCCAATCTGTCGAAAATTGAAACCGCGATGGATCGCGCCGCAGAACAGGCGATCCGCGCCGGCCAGATCATCCGGCGGCTTCGCGATTTCGTGTCGCGCGGGGAATCGGAGAAGCGCGTCGAGCGGCTTTCAAAGATGATCGAGGAAGCCGGAGCGCTCGGCCTGACCGGTGCCCGCGAACAGGGTGTGTCACTGCATTTCGTACTCGATCCCGACTGCGATCTTGTGCTGGTCGATCGCGTCCAGATTCAGCAGGTTCTGGTCAATCTGTTCCGCAATGCACTTGAAGCGATGGCCAACTCTGCCAAACGGGAGTTGGTCGCGACGAACACCAAAACAGCGGACGATATGATCGAAATAGCCGTATCTGACACCGGGCACGGTATCGGAGACAATCACCGGGCCAGCCTGTTTCAAACTTTCTTCACGACAAAGGAAACCGGTATGGGCGTGGGCCTTTCCATAAGCCGAACCATCGTCGAAGCTCATGGTGGCCGGATGTGGGCCGAAAGCAATTCATCGGGCGGCGCAACATTCCGTTTCACATTGCCGGCCGCACCGATCGAAGGGCTGACAGATGTCGCCTAA
- a CDS encoding CBS domain-containing protein: protein MYKFLEEVVSDYMTRAVKTVTRDVTMRELQSMFNEDRFNTYPVEENSHILGVVTMFDFLDCFAFTPARMVPRYDDLMNRKVADVMTAEFIYVSGETKLTRVLQLMVEHRIRSIPVIDQDRLTGIISREDVMRALERCADCT from the coding sequence GTGTACAAATTTCTCGAAGAAGTGGTCTCCGACTATATGACGCGAGCGGTCAAAACCGTAACACGCGACGTGACCATGCGCGAACTCCAGAGCATGTTCAATGAGGATAGGTTCAATACTTATCCAGTTGAAGAAAACTCTCATATTTTGGGAGTGGTGACGATGTTCGATTTTCTGGATTGCTTTGCGTTCACGCCGGCGCGGATGGTTCCGAGATATGACGATCTCATGAATCGCAAGGTTGCGGATGTGATGACCGCCGAGTTTATCTATGTCAGCGGGGAGACCAAGCTTACGCGTGTTTTGCAATTGATGGTCGAGCATCGAATTCGGAGTATTCCCGTGATCGATCAGGACAGGCTAACAGGCATTATTTCGCGTGAAGACGTTATGAGGGCGTTGGAGCGCTGCGCCGACTGCACGTAG
- a CDS encoding response regulator — protein MPSPFPKSTIYVIDDDLDVLGSLRFLLETEGFEVRTFRNGTAVLSSDTARDVDCFVIDYKMPNMNGIDLANRLRDQDITTPIILITGYPDENIPAKAAAAGLKHVLLKPHLEESLIAHIRQAMQERPAAG, from the coding sequence ATGCCCTCCCCGTTTCCGAAGTCGACGATCTATGTGATCGACGACGATCTGGACGTTCTCGGCTCGCTCCGGTTCCTTCTTGAAACCGAAGGATTCGAGGTGCGCACGTTCCGGAACGGAACCGCCGTGCTCAGTTCGGATACTGCCCGGGACGTCGATTGTTTTGTAATCGACTACAAGATGCCGAACATGAACGGCATCGATCTGGCGAATCGCTTACGGGACCAGGACATCACCACCCCCATTATTCTGATCACAGGCTATCCGGACGAAAATATCCCGGCAAAAGCTGCGGCTGCGGGGCTGAAACACGTCCTGCTGAAGCCGCATCTGGAAGAAAGCCTTATCGCCCATATCCGGCAAGCCATGCAGGAAAGACCCGCCGCCGGTTAA
- a CDS encoding bifunctional serine/threonine-protein kinase/universal stress protein, protein MAKPRLIPGSTIDGFLIGENLHTGGMAILWKVTRPDLTMPLVMKVPLLFEGEDPSAIVSFEMEQMILPRLSGPHVPQFIAAGDFTVQPYIVMEYVQGQTLLKRLNDLPLGFEEVASIGARVAAAIDDIHRQNVIHLDIKPSNILIRPNGEVVLIDFGLAHHTQLPDLMDEEFRLPYGTAPYMAPEQILGTRRDPRSDIFALGVLIYFLSTGVRPFGDPQSLKGLKKRLWKAPVPPRKLRPDYPLWLQEIVLHCLEVDPAARYPTAAQVGFDLQNPDQIELTARAERTNSPSFWENVKGKFNQNTIDRLQRNAMSDQSAGAPIIMIAIDLAESSDALSQALRVNVERLLTTAPQARVACVNILKQSRLAIDRTLDESGHNKHVNRLVGLKHWAESLRLPDHKMTYHVLEAIDPAEALLDYARSNHVDHIVMGARAHSVQRKFLGSVSAAVASRAPCTVTVVRPRSSTA, encoded by the coding sequence ATGGCAAAGCCACGGCTCATTCCCGGCTCGACAATCGATGGCTTTCTGATCGGCGAAAATCTCCATACCGGTGGAATGGCGATCCTCTGGAAGGTGACGCGCCCGGACCTCACCATGCCGCTGGTCATGAAAGTTCCCCTGCTGTTTGAGGGCGAGGATCCCAGCGCGATTGTCAGCTTCGAGATGGAGCAGATGATCCTGCCTCGGTTGTCCGGACCGCACGTTCCGCAGTTCATCGCCGCCGGCGATTTCACCGTTCAACCCTACATCGTGATGGAATACGTTCAGGGACAGACGCTGCTGAAGCGCCTGAACGATCTACCGCTCGGCTTTGAGGAGGTGGCAAGTATCGGTGCGCGTGTTGCAGCAGCCATCGACGACATTCATCGTCAGAATGTCATTCATCTTGACATCAAGCCCTCGAACATTCTCATCCGCCCCAATGGTGAAGTTGTATTGATCGATTTCGGTCTGGCTCATCACACCCAGCTTCCGGACCTGATGGACGAGGAATTCCGATTGCCGTACGGCACCGCGCCGTACATGGCGCCGGAGCAAATCCTTGGAACCAGGCGCGATCCGCGAAGCGATATATTCGCGCTGGGCGTCCTGATCTATTTCCTGTCAACCGGGGTGCGGCCGTTCGGTGATCCGCAATCGCTTAAGGGATTGAAGAAGCGGCTCTGGAAAGCGCCCGTTCCGCCGCGGAAACTGCGACCGGACTATCCCCTCTGGTTGCAGGAAATCGTCCTTCACTGCCTGGAAGTCGATCCCGCCGCCCGATACCCGACAGCGGCGCAGGTGGGATTCGATTTACAGAATCCCGATCAAATCGAACTGACGGCGCGTGCAGAGCGGACCAACTCCCCGTCATTCTGGGAGAATGTGAAAGGAAAATTCAACCAAAACACCATCGACCGGCTTCAGCGAAACGCGATGTCGGACCAGAGTGCCGGCGCCCCGATCATCATGATCGCGATCGACCTTGCAGAAAGCTCCGATGCACTTTCGCAAGCGCTACGCGTCAATGTGGAGCGCCTGTTGACAACTGCACCGCAGGCACGCGTTGCCTGCGTCAACATCCTGAAGCAGAGCCGGCTGGCGATCGACAGAACCCTCGACGAAAGCGGTCACAACAAGCACGTCAACCGGTTGGTCGGATTGAAGCACTGGGCCGAATCGCTACGTCTGCCCGATCACAAGATGACCTATCACGTTCTCGAAGCCATCGATCCGGCCGAGGCCCTGCTCGACTATGCGCGATCGAACCATGTCGATCATATCGTGATGGGTGCGCGGGCCCACTCGGTCCAGAGGAAATTCCTAGGCAGCGTATCGGCAGCTGTCGCATCCCGCGCGCCCTGCACTGTGACGGTGGTCCGCCCCCGTTCATCGACTGCATGA
- a CDS encoding universal stress protein has protein sequence MTYATVMVSLALDQSNEASLAVAGDVAEQFDACVIGVAAAEFSPPLYYTSGDAAQNFIDQGYASIQKRITELEAQFRDALQKRAKEIDWRSARDMPSSYVVKQSRAADIVITSGSSSAVADPFTRANPNDLVMQTGRPLLLVPSTVQWLDLRSVVIAWKDCREARRAIVDALPMLRKAKDITVAAIVEEEDSRSMVSAGVKDVVGWLSRHGIFASELVVEANGSATTQLDRVAADAGAGIVIAGAYGHSRFREWVLGGMTRHLITDSTRCSLLSR, from the coding sequence ATGACATACGCGACTGTGATGGTCAGTTTGGCACTCGACCAATCCAACGAAGCCAGCCTGGCAGTTGCAGGCGATGTCGCCGAGCAGTTTGATGCGTGTGTGATTGGAGTTGCCGCGGCCGAGTTCAGTCCGCCTCTGTATTACACCTCGGGAGACGCCGCCCAGAATTTCATAGATCAGGGCTATGCCTCTATCCAGAAACGCATAACGGAGCTGGAGGCGCAATTTCGCGACGCGCTGCAAAAGCGGGCGAAGGAAATTGATTGGCGTTCCGCCCGGGACATGCCGTCCTCATACGTCGTGAAGCAGTCGCGAGCCGCCGACATTGTGATCACCAGTGGAAGTTCTTCGGCGGTTGCAGATCCTTTCACACGAGCCAATCCAAACGACCTTGTGATGCAGACGGGAAGGCCGCTGCTGCTCGTTCCATCGACAGTCCAGTGGCTGGATTTGAGGAGCGTCGTGATTGCCTGGAAGGACTGCCGGGAGGCCCGGCGTGCGATTGTCGATGCGTTGCCGATGCTTCGTAAAGCCAAGGACATCACGGTTGCGGCCATTGTGGAGGAAGAGGATAGCCGGTCTATGGTTTCGGCGGGGGTGAAGGACGTCGTCGGATGGCTATCCCGCCATGGTATTTTCGCTTCCGAATTGGTCGTCGAGGCAAATGGAAGTGCGACAACGCAACTGGATCGGGTGGCAGCTGACGCGGGGGCTGGGATTGTGATCGCCGGAGCCTACGGTCATTCACGATTTCGCGAATGGGTTTTGGGCGGAATGACGCGGCATCTGATCACAGACTCGACCCGGTGCTCCTTGTTGTCCCGCTAG
- a CDS encoding NAD(P)H-dependent oxidoreductase: MQKAVTILQGHPDPTGHHLCHMLADAYAEGAAASGHRVTRIEIAEIDFPILRTQSEFESGPLPASLEASRDAILSADHVVIVFPLWLGTMPALVKAFLEQVMRPGTAFVYEKRGIRKLLEGRSAHIVVTMGMPAWLYQTFFLSHGIRALQRNIFKFTGFSPVRTTMFGMVHSATNDMISQWTDAMRRKGSTLR, translated from the coding sequence ATGCAAAAAGCAGTCACGATTCTTCAGGGACATCCGGACCCCACCGGGCATCATCTCTGCCACATGCTTGCGGACGCTTATGCTGAAGGTGCAGCGGCTTCCGGCCACCGTGTGACTCGCATCGAAATCGCCGAAATCGATTTTCCGATTCTGCGGACACAGAGCGAGTTCGAATCGGGCCCGCTGCCCGCCTCTCTTGAAGCGTCACGAGACGCCATTCTTTCAGCCGATCACGTCGTTATCGTGTTCCCGCTTTGGCTCGGCACAATGCCGGCACTCGTCAAGGCCTTCCTTGAACAGGTCATGCGGCCGGGAACGGCGTTCGTCTATGAGAAGCGCGGCATCAGGAAGCTGCTGGAAGGCCGTTCGGCACACATCGTTGTCACAATGGGCATGCCGGCATGGCTGTATCAGACGTTTTTTCTCAGCCACGGCATTCGGGCATTGCAACGAAATATCTTCAAGTTCACGGGATTCTCACCTGTCCGCACCACGATGTTCGGGATGGTGCATAGCGCGACGAACGATATGATATCCCAATGGACCGATGCCATGCGCCGCAAGGGCAGCACGCTCCGTTAA
- a CDS encoding CHAD domain-containing protein: MTCEAAFRSAAYGCLQDVAANQTAACADDGDALHQMRIALMRLRTLVSFFSPMVSGPEWVRLKRELKWLNGYLGAARDMDVLMVRLKANADEDFETPVLAKVRNRKWTQSHQRVTRALKSQRYERLIQNLLLWVEGGGQTATTSKLRAEAIATYAAHKLSRWHRKLLKKSRSLEGMSIEKLHRLRIATKRLRYAIEFFAPLFSTKHPARQKAIQKYLRNGQETLGSLNDAERARSLTAGFHDRSHNRTRAKQDRAAIPDSEKRTKQLINAAAAAYHKMAQTKPFWT, translated from the coding sequence ATGACTTGCGAAGCTGCATTTCGCAGCGCTGCATATGGTTGCCTACAGGACGTAGCAGCGAACCAGACTGCCGCATGCGCGGACGATGGCGATGCACTCCATCAAATGCGTATTGCCTTGATGCGCCTGCGTACGCTTGTGTCGTTCTTCTCACCCATGGTGTCTGGTCCGGAATGGGTTCGTTTGAAACGGGAGCTAAAGTGGCTGAACGGCTATCTGGGCGCGGCCAGAGATATGGACGTCCTGATGGTGCGGCTCAAGGCGAATGCGGACGAAGACTTTGAGACCCCGGTCCTGGCCAAGGTACGAAACCGGAAATGGACCCAGAGCCATCAGCGTGTGACCCGCGCATTGAAATCACAGCGATATGAGCGGCTGATCCAAAACCTTTTGCTCTGGGTCGAAGGCGGCGGTCAGACCGCAACGACAAGCAAGCTCCGCGCTGAAGCAATCGCGACCTACGCCGCGCACAAATTATCGCGATGGCACAGGAAATTGCTGAAGAAAAGCCGCAGTCTTGAAGGCATGAGTATAGAAAAACTCCACCGGCTGCGCATCGCAACCAAGAGACTGCGTTACGCGATAGAGTTTTTCGCACCGTTGTTTTCAACCAAACATCCGGCGAGGCAGAAAGCTATACAAAAGTACCTGCGCAATGGGCAGGAAACTCTCGGCAGCCTGAACGATGCGGAAAGAGCGCGATCTCTAACTGCCGGTTTCCATGATCGGTCGCACAATCGCACCCGAGCGAAACAAGACCGCGCAGCTATTCCGGATAGCGAAAAACGCACCAAGCAGCTGATAAACGCCGCTGCTGCCGCCTACCATAAAATGGCGCAGACCAAGCCGTTCTGGACGTAG
- a CDS encoding phasin family protein → MPELHEQAPAEPKLGDEVTAQIAEANKRGLEFSLGAQKAIFDEMIEAGSSVIEHTQAQMNVLAEFASKVAEAHSFKDIVRAWHECSQHQMDVVRQDSQRFVAHGREILDKSVKLLGTVQA, encoded by the coding sequence ATGCCGGAACTTCATGAGCAGGCACCAGCCGAGCCAAAACTGGGGGACGAGGTTACGGCTCAGATCGCCGAGGCCAACAAGCGGGGCCTGGAATTTTCGTTGGGGGCCCAGAAGGCCATTTTCGATGAAATGATCGAAGCCGGAAGCAGCGTGATCGAGCATACGCAGGCCCAGATGAACGTCTTGGCTGAATTCGCGTCGAAAGTGGCGGAAGCTCACTCCTTCAAAGACATTGTCAGAGCTTGGCATGAATGCAGCCAGCATCAGATGGATGTCGTCCGTCAGGACAGCCAGCGGTTTGTCGCCCATGGCCGGGAAATTCTCGATAAATCCGTCAAATTGCTCGGAACGGTTCAGGCCTGA
- a CDS encoding cytochrome c, with protein MQYLLGYMAITLALMTSAIAASPAEQRGRTFAQTNCARCHSIDRVTPSPLKIAPPFRTLHKRYPVDTLAEAFAEGIYTGHPTMPVFQLDPGQISDLISYLKSLE; from the coding sequence ATGCAATATCTTTTAGGCTACATGGCGATCACACTTGCCCTGATGACATCAGCAATCGCAGCGTCACCCGCCGAACAGCGAGGCCGGACTTTCGCACAAACAAACTGTGCACGATGCCATTCCATTGACCGCGTGACACCCAGCCCACTCAAGATCGCGCCGCCCTTTCGAACACTGCACAAACGTTATCCGGTCGATACGCTAGCCGAGGCCTTCGCCGAGGGTATCTATACAGGACATCCAACCATGCCCGTATTCCAGCTCGATCCGGGGCAGATCAGCGACCTGATTTCATATCTGAAAAGCCTGGAATAG